The Arachis hypogaea cultivar Tifrunner chromosome 14, arahy.Tifrunner.gnm2.J5K5, whole genome shotgun sequence genome has a segment encoding these proteins:
- the LOC112798039 gene encoding F-box/kelch-repeat protein At3g23880-like — protein MEKKQKSIHDILPHDLIHTIFLRVPAKHLVRLKCVSKLWYSLISDPHFAELHFQYSPAATKAFIFTINYTQAYWALFIDDNDASRIKKVYPPFKNKNLVCDFKVLGSCRGYVLLHGNLNFLVVWNPLTGSNKRLSYSHIGSRRKHKGVSLPKKFHLYGFGYDVSRDDYLVVIAWQDKDDHYHFDCFSLRTNSWINLDAALPKSSGLMEWQPHGLLLNGAIHWLPSSLKSYRDAILIFDLKERTFSMISAPEQPAMSECYYSSLALLGGCLALYYLNKYYLNNDSYCYNTHIWVMKEYKVHSSWTLYQIPCGNFQPLCLSSNGDIIGTASIFSRKVGCFIYNVRGDLLEHIKKLPCQFPFRETSTVYTESLLPLPTDIKDKDNRPSDSERCQTRKEN, from the exons ATGGAGAAGAAGCAGAAGAGCATTCACGACATCCTCCCTCATGACCTGATTCACACAATCTTTCTGAGAGTGCCGGCCAAACATCTCGTTCGCCTCAAGTGCGTTTCGAAGCTCTGGTATTCTCTTATTTCCGATCCACATTTTGCGGAATTGCATTTTCAGTACTCTCCCGCAGCCACCAAAGCATTCATCTTCACAATAAACTACACTCAGGCTTACTGGGCACTATTTATTGACGACAATGATGCATCGCGCATAAAAAAGGTGTATCCCCCTTTCAAGAATAAAAACTTAGTTTGTGATTTTAAGGTCCTGGGATCGTGCAGAGGCTATGTTCTCTTACATGGAAACCTAAATTTTCTTGTGGTATGGAACCCACTGACTGGATCCAATAAAAGACTATCCTACTCTCATATTGGTTCTCGTCGTAAGCACAAGGGCGTTAGCCTTCCCAAGAAGTTCCATCTCTATGGATTTGGTTATGATGTTTCACGGGATGACTACTTAGTTGTTATAGCTTGGCAGGATAAGGATGACCATTATCACTTTGATTGCTTTTCCTTGAGAACCAATTCATGGATTAATCTTGATGCTGCACTCCCCAAATCATCGGGTCTTATGGAGTGGCAACCTCATGGATTGCTCTTGAATGGTGCTATTCATTGGCTGCCTTCGTCTCTTAAATCTTACAGGGATGCTATTCTTATCTTTGATCTGAAGGAGAGGACTTTCTCAATGATATCTGCCCCGGAACAACCTGCAATGAGTGAATGCTACTATTCAAGTCTCGCCTTACTAGGAGGCTGCCTAGCCTTGTATTATCTCAATAAGTATTATCTCAATAATGATAGCTACTGCTATAACACTCACATATGGGTGATGAAAGAATATAAAGTGCATTCATCTTGGACTCTCTATCAGATTCCTTGTGGAAACTTCCAGCCTTTGTGCTTATCCAGTAATGGTGATATTATTGGAACAGCTTCTATTTTCTCTCGTAAAGTAGGGTGCTTCATATATAATGTCAGAGGAGACCTCCTCGAGCATATTAAAAAACTTCCTTGTCAGTTTCCCTTCCGTGAAACCTCTACTGTGTATACAGAGAGTCTCTTGCCACTCCCTACTGACATTAAGGATAAGGATAATCG GCCATCAGATTCAGAAAGATGTCAaacaaggaaagagaattag
- the LOC112798040 gene encoding F-box/kelch-repeat protein At3g23880-like, whose amino-acid sequence MDKKKKWRHTGNKVKEEATMDKKKNHKSKSILEILPLELIHRILLLVPIRHLARLRCVSKLWHSLISNPDFAKLHFHHSPAATTACFFIEKATIAYFIYIDDNDASQKVVSPPFKKKPPSGFAVLGSCRGFILLDRDPHFLVVWNPLTGFSKRISYSHIGPRRIFRSIRLSYSARLYGFGYDASQDDYLFVVAWSDWKRQCHLDCLSLKINSWINLDAALPNAVDWFDHNSCGLFLNGAIHWVPSCLKDYRDAILIFDLKERTFSRISGPEQPVKSASSYSSLALLGGCLALYNRNYNSCNTHIWVMKEYRVHSSWTLYRIPCKVFRPLCLSSNGDIIGRGYDKIGYFIYNVRGDLLKHFKNVCSPLPTRYCLYRESLVVLPLPGDIKDKKKRKENCYQVHHQV is encoded by the exons ATggataagaagaagaaatggaggcaTACAGGGAACAAAGTAAAAGAGGAAGCGACcatggataaaaagaagaatcacAAGAGCAAGAGCATTCtcgagatcctccctcttgagctGATTCACAGAATCCTACTGCTGGTGCCGATCAGACATCTCGCTCGCCTCAGGTGCGTTTCGAAGCTGTGGCATTCTCTAATTTCTAATCCTGACTTTGCGAAATTGCATTTTCACCACTCTCCCGCCGCCACCACCGCATGTTTCTTCATAGAAAAAGCCACTATAGCTTACTTCATTTACATAGACGACAATGATGCATCACAAAAAGTGGTGTCCCCCCCTTTCAAGAAGAAACCACCGTCTGGTTTTGCGGTTTTAGGATCTTGCAGAGGCTTTATTCTCTTGGATCGTGACCCACATTTTCTTGTGGTATGGAACCCATTGACTGGATTCAGCAAAAGAATATCCTATTCTCATATTGGTCCTCGTCGTATCTTCCGTAGCATTAGGCTTTCCTATAGTGCGCGTCTGTATGGATTTGGTTATGATGCATCACAGGATGATTACTTATTTGTTGTAGCTTGGAGCGATTGGAAAAGACAATGTCATTTGGATTGCTTGTCCTTGAAAATCAATTCATGGATTAATCTTGATGCTGCACTCCCCAACGCAGTGGATTGGTTTGACCATAATTCTTGTGGGTTGTTCTTGAATGGCGCTATTCATTGGGTGCCTTCCTGTCTTAAAGATTACAGGGATGCTATTCTTATCTTTGATTTGAAGGAGAGGACTTTCTCAAGGATATCTGGGCCAGAACAACCTGTAAAGAGTGCATCCTCCTATTCAAGTCTCGCCCTACTAGGAGGCTGCCTAGCTTTGTATAATCGCAATTATAATAGCTGTAACACTCACATATGGGTGATGAAAGAATATAGAGTGCACTCATCTTGGACTCTCTATCGGATTCCTTGCAAAGTCTTTCGGCCATTGTGCTTATCCAGTAATGGTGATATTATTGGAAGAGGTTATGATAAAATAGGGTACTTCATATACAATGTAAGAGGAGACCTGCTCAAGCATTTTAAAAATGTTTGTTCTCCCCTTCCCACCCGATACTGTTTATACAGAGAGTCTCTTGTGGTCTTGCCACTCCCTGGCGACATTAAGGAtaagaagaaaaggaaggaaaACT GCTATCAAGTTCACCATCAAGTTTAG